The following DNA comes from Babylonia areolata isolate BAREFJ2019XMU chromosome 31, ASM4173473v1, whole genome shotgun sequence.
TGGGTCTTTCCTACACTTGTGTTTGACCATTTGGGCCTTTCCTTTACTTGTGTATGACCATTTGGGTCTTTCCTTTACCTTGTGTAAGACCCTTTGGGCCTTTATTTTTCTTGTGTATGACCATTTGGGCCTTCCCTTTACCTTGTGTATGACCCTTTGGGCCTTTCCTTTACTTGTGTATGACCATTTAGGCCTTTCCTTGTGTATGACCCTTTGGGCCTTTCCTTTACTTGTGTATGACCCTTTGGGCCTTTCCTCTACTTGTGTATGACCCTTTCCTCTACTTGTGTATGACCCTTTGGGCCTTTCCTCTACTTGTGTATGACCCTTTGGGCCTTTCCTTGTGTATGACCCTTTGGGCCTTTCCTTTACTTGTGTATGACCCTTTGGGCCTTTCCTCTACTTGTGTATGACCCTTTGGGCCTTTCCTCTACTTGTGTATGACCCTTTCCTCTACTTGTGTATGACCCTTTGGGCCTTTCCTTTACTTGTGTATGACCCTTTGGGCCTTTACTTTACTTGTATATGACCCTTTGGGGCTTTCCTTTACTTGTGTATGACCATTTAGGCCTTTCCTTTACTTGTGTATGACCTTTGGCCTTTTCTTTACTTGTTTATGACCATTTAGGACTTTCCTTTACAGTTTACTTGTGTATGACCCTTTGGGCCTTTCCTCTACTTGTGTATGACCATTTAGGACTTTCCTTTACTTGTGTATGACCATTTAGGACTTTCCTTTACTTGTGTATGACCATTTAGGACTTTCCTTTACTTGCGTACAACACTTTGaaactttatttattttgaaTCTTTCCTTGCGTATGACCAATTGAACCTTTCATATACTGTGTACAACATATTCCTGTACTTGTGTACGACCATTTCCTAAGCTTGTGTACAACCTCTTGGCCCTTTCCTTTACTTGTGTACCACATTTgagcctttcctttcttttctcatgCCTAATTGATGGATGTAGGATAATTGTCTCTTGAAGAGCGGTCTCCTGCTGCAAATCGTTGACTTAAAatgaagttgttgggtttttttgggggggttattttttattttttataaatcaaCTTGTTTGATCATGAACAGACTTCCATTGCGGTTTCTCTCATCACCTGAGCCATACATTGATGTGAAACACTGGCTGtatgcatttttttgtgttttaatgttatgttttgggtttttttgtttgtttttttgttatgtgaATTACTAACTTTTAGAGTTAgtatttgctttgttttattattaaactaccccccacccccctgaactGCCCCATATTTATCAAGCTAATTTCTCTTGTTTTCCTTGTTATGAATTGTGTTACCACATTTATCTCCTAAGTGTTACTGTTAAGAATTTTGTTGTCTTTGAAGTGTTACTGTTATAAACTATTGCcgtgttattttattatttagcgTTGTGAACTTTGCCATATTATATTCGTTCAGGTGTTCCTGGAATGACTGCATTTGCCCGGAGCTCTTATTTTGCCCAAGAAAAATGAAAGTGGCCAGCTATGTACAGTTCAgagtaatatattcagatatatatTTATACTGGTGTTGAAAGCCTCATGACTTTTGGCTTCATTGATGCATGTGTTGAAGATCCAAATGTTTCAGCTTTCAGCTTGGCAAACATCAATAAAAGATTAAACCTTTCTCACCTGGTGTTATCTATTTGATGGGAAAAAAGTCTCCTGCCCATTTCCTGTCACATGCATGATCTGTCTGCTTTTGTCTTGCACACATTCCAAATCCTCATGTTGGCTATCAGgcatacacacaacaaagcaaacctattgtatcatattgttgtgtattgtatcgtcagactttttttcacaacagatttcaaacaggcatgtaaaagaactcgcAACTTAtgtgttcgtggactgcaactcccacgttcactcgtatgtacacgagtgggcttttaagtgtatgaccgtttttaccccgccgtgtatgcagccatactccgctttcgggggtgtgcatgttgggtatgttcttgcagAGGCTGGGGTAGAATCTGTAACCTCTGAGCCAGGCGTGACTTTCACCTGCCACGTATGCATCAGAGCCTGCCGACTCGGATCCCGTATCAGATTGTACAGACACAGCAGGCACTGCGACTCAACTTGACTAAACAAGGCGTAAAGTTCCATTGTCTCCTGAGACAGACGAATGCCAACAAAATACTGATACTTACaataaaaacatgcacacatatatgctcCACCacattgactttaaaaaaaaaaagataaaaaaaaagaaaaaaagatgggggcAGATGATTCCTTGCCTCCACAAAAACAAGCTGGTGTAGCCTTGACAGTGTATCACAGGTATAGATATGTAAAACAttcaagaaaaatgaaataattatgaAATTTTTTTCTAAACTGTAAAAGTAGCGCATATTAACATTAAAATCTTTGAAGTGGCCAACTATTCCGTAACACtaaactgacaccaccagaatgacaaTGCATACAGAAAGTAGTgggatgtcatcacccttttctcacataggctttcctattcacactgtcctcttctcatcacttgacaacgggcctatggttcaaaacgtcgtatcccactgaacaaagaggattcatccaccacctaaaaggtttttataaactttagttttttgacaGTGCatacagttttagtttcaaggaggtgtcaaagcatgctgaCTGATCAACATACGCTGCATTATATCTGCTAGAAAGTATGTGCTTTTAAACActtcacaaaataacaaatttCTAGATGCATGCAGTCGAGGATCATTTAGCTCATATGTTATGCATCTGTTTGAAAAGTTTTAAATGTAGTATCCTGTCGACTTAAAACAGTTTTGTGCTTTTATCTCATTGTGTCCTCTCTGGGCAAACTCTATCAAGAGTCCGTCAAGTGGACGCAAAATATTAATGTGACTGTGGCCACACAAAGGAAATTATACAATCTTTTTATCACCCACATTACATCAAAGAATCGCTGATTACATTCCGATTTTTCTGTTAGATATCCAGCTTATAGTATTTAATAAATGatcacaataacaaacacaaagaaacaaagaggttctgccacctctccctcttttgttttgtggtgttgaccACAAGGCGACGAACAGACACTCACGATTGTAGTATTGTAGTTATTCCCCTTGTTACGAATTTGAGAGGCCATGCacaggattacacacacacacacacacactgtttgggcGGTACTTTGTATCTAAAGCAAGGAATCAAAATTTGGAATACTAAAATAGAACACTACCCCGAGGCAACGTATAAGTCAACTGTGCTGCCATTTGATTTTCAACTGGGTACATGATGGAAAATCCCACGCATTTCTCACCAAAAGTATTCTTATCCTTTCCATGGCCtcccatgcagaaaaaaaaatgtttcgcgGAAATACGCAATCGTTGATTACTTATGCAgtctgagggaaaaaaaatcggTCAGACGCCATATTTAATTCTCCCCCTGTTTGTTTTTACAACGTAAGTGCATCCATTTAAGCAACCAATGTAACAGGCGCACTTGTTCACTCATTCatctgttgtttcgttgttgagGGGTCGAGGAACTATGAAGGACGGTTTCTGTCACAAGGTCATGGCCGGAGGTGCAAGTCTGCTCCAAAATCTAAGGCAGCACCACGCTGCTAATGTTTGACCCTGGCAAAAGcagcttctttttttgtcttttttgcaaACACTGTCGCAAATGACCAGCAGTAAGTACCTAAATTTTGTTCATTCGTGCCACAGATCTCGTCTGTGAAGTGATACAGGAGGATACTGGTTTTGATGGTCATTGTTTTCAAACACGAAAAGACCATGTGCCGAAGAAATGGCCTTCACCGCGACCGACTTTACTCGCTTCCTTGTTGTTGAACGTGACGGCATCGCCCATCCGGATGAGTTCAAAGAAAATTTGCGCGAGGAGAACCTAAAATACTCGCAATTCATCCAATATTTATTGCTAAACAAAATCGTTGCATGAAATATGCTTTGATCGGGAATCTTATGGCAATTTGTACTATTTGGTCGCATGTACTGCGTACAGTTTTTTTCGAACTGACCTCAAGACCTTGACACTGCTGCTGAGGGGCCAAAGTGCTCCGGTGGCAGCGGCCACCGACTTATCGGCTGGAGCTCTGTTAGCTGCATGGACATGTTCCACCGGCGTTTCATTGCGCGCTTTCAACATGGAAAAACAACATATACTGTAGAATATAGACGTCAGATTTATTTGCGTAAAACGTTAAGACTTATCTGTGTAAAAGATAACACAGGTAACAAAGACCAACCATAGTCAagacatatatatttattttttcttccactGTTCCAGTTCGTTTTTGAGGCACTCCagtgcataaaaaagaaaagaaaatctatgACATTGACTTGAATCATTTTATTTCAGCATAAAGGTTGGAATCTCCTAAAATGTCAGAATCGTTTGTGAAATGAGTAGTACAATTGCCTTGGAAACAATGGCAGTTAAACAGTGATAATCACACTGGTGTTTAGTAAATATAGGTGTTAAGTAAATGTGTGTACCCCAGTATATTtgaaattatatattttttacatttgggTGCATTTTTTCATCTGATAGTAATCTTAGTTTAATTTTTATGCAACAGTTTGTCAGTTAAGAATCACTTCTCAGGGGAAAAAATTAGATAACGAAATTAAGATATATTTATGaggaagtaataaaaaaaaataaaaagttgcaGGTCTTTTTATTCGCCCCAGGACAAGCATGAAGGTGACAAAAATTGGAGATACAGTAAAATGGAGAACAGACAAATTCTTCTTAACATCTAAGCTGTGTATTTGCATTCATCTGATGAGGATGAAAACAATTTCAACTCAAATAGATACACACCAAAGATTGAACacttcagaaagaaagaataaaaatcaAAAGTCAAAACCCTGTGCAAGGTATGATAATGTCTCAAATGAGAGGTCTTGCTTTTAAGTTTTCCTCATtagaataaaattattattaacgGTGTGTCACCACATGCACAATGCTAGACATTCATTTATATCTATTATACCATAGACCTGTGATCCTTAGTATGAGGGTTTGTGCAGTATGGTGTCTACTTGTCATCAAGTATTTTTGGTGGTTGTGGAGAAGTGGATGACAATACCATTACCATGCAGTGATCTATACCATAATTCATAGATTATTGCTCACTGTTGTTTGCTAAGGAGCTAAAAGGGCTTATTTTCTGGGATTAATCCATTCAACCTTGGGAAATTTACAGCCTCAGCAGTCTGCCCTGCCTTATTTAAGAGGAAAAACGCAAAAAATATACTCAAAATGACCACTTTTCCCTCCAACTTGACACATATGAATgcagctggaaatactgtagaaataAGTTCCATatgcttgcagtttatgcatatgtaggaaggTGGAAAGTGTTGTAGTGAAATAAATTTTGACGCCCTAGTATGATCATGCACAGGGCTCACCGAGTTGAACATTTCCGTTGAATTGGGCATTTGACCAGTGGTTggctctttttttcttgtgtttgtaaTGGTTTTTAATTTGGTGGACAAATGGTTTTGTTAAGTATACTCAGTGCAGTGTTAGTGTATAGGGAGATAAAAAGTCACACTTTTGTATAAACAGATTATGTCTGTTCAAAGACATGATATTTATGTTGCGTTCAGGCACATATCAGTCGGTCATGATTCAtaaagttttagtttcaaggtgtTTGAACATGAGAACAGATCCATATATACCATACCTgttgtatatgaaaaaaaaaaaaaaagaattagaaagaaaaaaaaatctataaaaagaaatgtttgtcGTTTCAGACATGAGTCTAACAGGGGACGTGGGAATCTCACCGGTTCTGCTTCAAGCCATCTCCCTCAAGTCCTCCGAGAGCCAGCCTGACCGACTGTCTCTCCGACAGGACTCTGCCCTGGTCAtggagaggcagcagcagcagcaacagcagcaggagagCAGCAAAGTGGTCAGCCACCTCTTGCAGGGCATGAACGAACCAGTGTCTGCACTGCTGTCGTCCTCGGCTCCGCTAGGGACGGCCACATCAGAGctgcagagggagaggggtgtggggggaaagcCGGAGGAGGTGCTGCTCAATGCCAGCATCCAGGAGCGCCTGGCCACCCAGCTGGCGCTGAAGCAGGCACGGGTGGTCACCGCGGCGACGGTCGGGGGCTCCCCGGGTGCGGACGTCAGCATGGTGAACGTGCTGACGGCGCTGGCCTCGCAGCACCGCCGTGCCAGTGTCAAGCATGAGGAGCCTGAGACCACTTTCACCTCCATCCtccagccccacacccccaccaccgcccctgccatcaccaccgtcaccacctccacccctgccGCAGCCGCGGACGTGGTGGTACGTACCAGCTCCGACAGCGGGGACGAGCGTTCCCAGCCGCAGATCATCATTTATTACAACAACGGCTCCGGCTCCGTTCCCTCCCCAGCCAACGACGTCattgtgggggaggtggagggggacgtgggggtgcaGAGGTCAGTTCAGAACTACCGGGTGGTGATGCATCATGGGGAGATGGTGGCAGGGGGCCCCACGGTCACCACCCTGTCAGATCCTGCCGTGCATATGATCACAGAAGCGGCGGCCGCCACAGCGGCAGTGACAGGCGGTGAAACATGCGGGACTTTTGTGGCGCCAGACTCCTCCAATTCCTCAGAGACCTTGATGGGGAACTGCCCGGTGTGTGGGGACAAACTGTCAGGTagggtgttgttgctgctgtcttctgggtgtgtgttcatctgtgtagAATGTAGTGTCAGCCCTTTTGCATTGGGTTTAACTCTTTCTTTAGGTAGTGTTAATACAGTCTTCTGAGTGTGGGTTCAGCTCTGTAGATTGTAAAAACCCTTTTGGTTTGCCAATTCATTTCATgaattcatctttttcttttgggaggaaggtggcagaatggttaagatgctcacctGCTGATATAGAGAGTCTgtcagggtgtgggttcgaatcctgctctggccctttctcccatatttgactggaaaatcaaactgagcatctagtcattaggatgagatgacaaaccaaggtctcgtgtgcagcacgcgttcggcgcactgtaaaagaacccatggcaacgagagtgttgtcctctggcaaaattatgtagaagaaatccactcggataggtacacaaatttgtacatgcactcaaggcctgactaagagcattgggttatgctgctggtcaggcacctgctcagcagatgtggtgaagcatatatatatgttttgttgtttttttccgaatgcagtgatgccaccttgagaaactgaaactgaaattcttaTTAAGATTGTCAGGATTGTCCAGGTTGCAACTGGTCCCAACCAAAGTAACTGCTCAGTATGTATACCAGTTTGTCTCCTGTACAAACAAGTCAATCATCTGATCAGTGAcaagaagtttgaaaaaaaaaaaaaaatcaaaatgcatGTTTCCCATCCTTTGCACTTGGAACCTTCAGGTTTTATGTAAAGCAAGGACTATATTTGTAGGTTGTTGTCCATTCAGCAGCAGTATGCAATGAAAGCAATAgtttttttgacttacttgtgtaaacaaagtgagtctatgttttaacccggtgttcggttgtctgtgtgtgtgtgtgtctgtgtggctgtggtaaaggttaacattgacattttctctgcaactactttgtcagttgacaccaaatttggcataaaaataggaaaaattcagttctttccagtcatcttgtttaaaacaatattgcacctctgggatgggcacaaaaaaataaaaaatgaacttttatgaagcctaattatatgcaaactgcatttactgttatatttatattttttgtattctctaaacttggcactttgatctgatattctgacccaacaactagagcagtcattattatcattttttgttcaaacaggaacttcttttgctaagcatggaagttttatttattttgcaaacgttttggtgcagagggtaaaaaaagggaaattactctgtaattaatgctaggggagttaatttgctttaaactgatctttctcatcttaaacattacattttgaaattatactcaatacataaaaagaaaaagcttggatttttttttttatttttttaagtgtatgacaagtgtgtcttgaaggccttgcctctcttgtttttctatgTTCACAGCCACGCCCACTTCCATGTCATCTGAATGACAAACGACCTCTCACCTACAccactctttgtttttttttcctctccctcccccttcctgcacCAAGTACATGCATCCTTTCCCTCTCAGTCATTCTCAACTTTCTCAACACTTTACGTCTGCTTTGATACATAGACTGAACAAACGTCGAAAGTTGCTGTCAgtttcgtcattgttgttgtcagcacATTAAATGATTCATGTTCCAATGGATCATCAGACAATCATCTGTCTTCATCGTTTTCCATATATGCTTAATGTAAaagcctgctcacacacacacacgcacacaaacacacataaacacacacacacacacatgcacacgcacacgtacactctCAGTcactcatacgcacgcacacacacacacacacacacactcatacacacactcacacatgcacacaacgttACACACCCAGAGATTAACCTCAGACAGTGTTGGGCAGGTTACCACTACGGAGTGTTCACATGTGAGAGCTGCAAGGGTTTTTTCAAGCGCACAGTGCAGAACAAGAAGAGCTTCCTGTGCCACAAACAGGGCAACTGCGAGGTCAACGTCTTCAACAGAAAGAAGTGTCCGGCCTGTCGCTTCACCAAGTGTCTGCAGGCTGGAATGAAACTAGAAGGTGAGCAGAAGTTtaagacttttctttttttcttttcttttttttttaacctttacgTACTTTGTAATATATGCAAAgcgtggagtgatgacctagaggtaatgcgtccgcctaggaagcaagagagtctgagcatgctggttcgaaccccagcacagttgccagtattttctcctcctccacaagaccttaagtggtggtctggacactagtcattcggatgagacgataaatcgaggtcccatgtgcagcatgcacttagcacatataaaagaacacatgaaaaaatctgttgtgacaaaaatgagtaacacagtacaatataacggTTGTCGCTCAGTCTTGAACAAGACGTGATTGTGTACAGTGCAGCTATCTAAACACACAGGAATGGTTCTGCAGGCAAAGTCTGGAAGTGCGGAGTGGTGAGCGCACAGGGCACTGGAAGTCTGCTGATGTTGCAGGCACAGACGCCGCTCTGTGGCGACATTCTATGGCTGCCTGAGTGTGAGCCTTGCCGCAACGTTCCTCTTCAAGTGTCTGTTGATGTTTTTCTCACAAGAGCATGTTATATACCCACCCAGTTTTTCCTACGTCTTGTGTCTttcagatttcttcttcttcgtgtgtgtgtaggttgcaactcacacatttgtatttgtatttgtattcctttttatcacaacagatttctctgtgtgaaattcgggctgctctccccagggagagcgcgtcgctacactacagcgccacccctttttttgtattttttcctgtgtgcagttttatttgtttttcctgtcaaagtggatttttctacagaattttgccaggaacaacccttttgttgccgtgggttcttttacgtgcgctaagtgcatgctgcacacgggacctcggtttatcgtctcatccgaatgactagcgtccagaccaccactcaaggtctagtggagggggagaaaatatcggcggctgagccgtgattcgaaccagtgccctcagatgctctcacttcctaggcggacacgttacctctaggccatcacttcacatacaAGGGGACTTTATGTTATgaccgccatttaggcagccacactcccattttcaggggtgtgcatgctgggtgtgtttttgtttccataacccactgtatgctgccatggattacaagatctttaacatacgtattttatcttctgcttgcatttacacacaaaaggggttcaggcactagcacgcctgcacatttgttgaccttggagatgggacaaatctccacccaccAAGTGCACTGGA
Coding sequences within:
- the LOC143275870 gene encoding steroidogenic factor 1-like isoform X2, with product MTSNMSLTGDVGISPVLLQAISLKSSESQPDRLSLRQDSALVMERQQQQQQQQESSKVVSHLLQGMNEPVSALLSSSAPLGTATSELQRERGVGGKPEEVLLNASIQERLATQLALKQARVVTAATVGGSPGADVSMVNVLTALASQHRRASVKHEEPETTFTSILQPHTPTTAPAITTVTTSTPAAAADVVVRTSSDSGDERSQPQIIIYYNNGSGSVPSPANDVIVGEVEGDVGVQRSVQNYRVVMHHGEMVAGGPTVTTLSDPAVHMITEAAAATAAVTGGETCGTFVAPDSSNSSETLMGNCPVCGDKLSGYHYGVFTCESCKGFFKRTVQNKKSFLCHKQGNCEVNVFNRKKCPACRFTKCLQAGMKLEAIRQDRTRGGRSSYDGCSPHNKPRPSSLQKKVKRPSGPVVREEGNGCPEVVSPLPEVQLVGAKEEGKGHRQLVAILNHSNMHGQQVADGQGKRVPELLTDIMNLEALLTDDDIPQEGAEGDDPTEEQALYNHLMQLTELRLYKLVRWARNLPQFGAISTDDQILLLQNCWSDLLALGVCWRSVGTPGVLSISATRSIAPEQAEALGFGDVVSRLMSITQSLRNLHVDQYEYVALKVLLLITPDVKGLKEPGKIHEYQEKLSDALMEYTASHYLHLPSKLGEMLLRLPELARVSFLAKEILLLALPPSSSSCGLLVELLKGENAVKE
- the LOC143275870 gene encoding nuclear receptor subfamily 5 group A member 2-like isoform X1, translating into MDMFHRRFIARFQHGKTTYTVEYRRQIYLRKTLRLICVKDNTDMSLTGDVGISPVLLQAISLKSSESQPDRLSLRQDSALVMERQQQQQQQQESSKVVSHLLQGMNEPVSALLSSSAPLGTATSELQRERGVGGKPEEVLLNASIQERLATQLALKQARVVTAATVGGSPGADVSMVNVLTALASQHRRASVKHEEPETTFTSILQPHTPTTAPAITTVTTSTPAAAADVVVRTSSDSGDERSQPQIIIYYNNGSGSVPSPANDVIVGEVEGDVGVQRSVQNYRVVMHHGEMVAGGPTVTTLSDPAVHMITEAAAATAAVTGGETCGTFVAPDSSNSSETLMGNCPVCGDKLSGYHYGVFTCESCKGFFKRTVQNKKSFLCHKQGNCEVNVFNRKKCPACRFTKCLQAGMKLEAIRQDRTRGGRSSYDGCSPHNKPRPSSLQKKVKRPSGPVVREEGNGCPEVVSPLPEVQLVGAKEEGKGHRQLVAILNHSNMHGQQVADGQGKRVPELLTDIMNLEALLTDDDIPQEGAEGDDPTEEQALYNHLMQLTELRLYKLVRWARNLPQFGAISTDDQILLLQNCWSDLLALGVCWRSVGTPGVLSISATRSIAPEQAEALGFGDVVSRLMSITQSLRNLHVDQYEYVALKVLLLITPDVKGLKEPGKIHEYQEKLSDALMEYTASHYLHLPSKLGEMLLRLPELARVSFLAKEILLLALPPSSSSCGLLVELLKGENAVKE
- the LOC143275870 gene encoding nuclear hormone receptor FTZ-F1 beta-like isoform X3, translating into MSLTGDVGISPVLLQAISLKSSESQPDRLSLRQDSALVMERQQQQQQQQESSKVVSHLLQGMNEPVSALLSSSAPLGTATSELQRERGVGGKPEEVLLNASIQERLATQLALKQARVVTAATVGGSPGADVSMVNVLTALASQHRRASVKHEEPETTFTSILQPHTPTTAPAITTVTTSTPAAAADVVVRTSSDSGDERSQPQIIIYYNNGSGSVPSPANDVIVGEVEGDVGVQRSVQNYRVVMHHGEMVAGGPTVTTLSDPAVHMITEAAAATAAVTGGETCGTFVAPDSSNSSETLMGNCPVCGDKLSGYHYGVFTCESCKGFFKRTVQNKKSFLCHKQGNCEVNVFNRKKCPACRFTKCLQAGMKLEAIRQDRTRGGRSSYDGCSPHNKPRPSSLQKKVKRPSGPVVREEGNGCPEVVSPLPEVQLVGAKEEGKGHRQLVAILNHSNMHGQQVADGQGKRVPELLTDIMNLEALLTDDDIPQEGAEGDDPTEEQALYNHLMQLTELRLYKLVRWARNLPQFGAISTDDQILLLQNCWSDLLALGVCWRSVGTPGVLSISATRSIAPEQAEALGFGDVVSRLMSITQSLRNLHVDQYEYVALKVLLLITPDVKGLKEPGKIHEYQEKLSDALMEYTASHYLHLPSKLGEMLLRLPELARVSFLAKEILLLALPPSSSSCGLLVELLKGENAVKE